A window of the Mus pahari chromosome 1, PAHARI_EIJ_v1.1, whole genome shotgun sequence genome harbors these coding sequences:
- the LOC110335411 gene encoding olfactory receptor 52R1-like — translation MTNFLMLASRNSSSHSTFFILLGIPGLENYQFWVAFPFCVMYIVAVTGNITILHIIRIDHTLHEPMYLFLAMLATTDLVLSSSTQPKMLAILWFHDHKIEYHACLIQVFFIHAFSSVESGVLMAMALDRYVAICFPLRHSSILTTSVVIKLGAVVMVRGLLWVSPFCFMISRMPFCPNKVIPQSYCEHMAVLKLVCADTRVNRGYGLFVAFSVVGFDIIVISVSYVMILRAVLRLPSGEARFKAFGTCASHIGVILTLYIPALFTFLTHRFGHHVPRVVHIMFANVYLLVPPMLNPIIYGVRTKQIRDRVTQVFCVKGT, via the coding sequence ATGACGAATTTTCTCATGTTGGCTTCAAGGAACAGCTCTTCCCATTCTACGTTTTTCATCTTGCTTGGAATCCCAGGACTGGAGAATTACCAATTCTGGGTTGCCTTTCCATTCTGTGTCATGTATATTGTGGCAGTGACTGGAAATATCACCATCCTTCACATAATCCGAATTGACCACACACTACATGAGCCCATGTATCTCTTTCTGGCCATGCTGGCTACCACTGACCTAGTCTTGTCCTCTTCCACACAACCCAAAATGCTGGCTATACTCTGGTTTCATGATCATAAGATTGAATATCATGCCTGCCTCATCCAGGTGTTCTTCATACATGCCTTTTCTTCTGTGGAGTCTGGGGTGCTCATGGCCATGGCCTTGGACCGCTATGTGGCTATCTGCTTCCCACTCAGACATTCCAGCATCCTGACCACATCTGTAGTCATCAAACTAGGGGCTGTTGTGATGGTAAGAGGGCTGCTGTGGGTGAGCCCCTTCTGCTTTATGATCTCCAGGATGCCCTTCTGTCCCAACAAAGTCATTCCCCAGTCCTACTGTGAGCACATGGCTGTTCTCAAGTTGGTATGTGCTGATACCAGAGTCAATCGTGGATATGGACTCTTTGTGGCTTTCTCTGTGGTTGGCTTTGATATAATTGTCATCAGTGTATCTTATGTGATGATTCTGAGAGCTGTGCTGAGGTTGCCCTCAGGTGAAGCCCGCTTCAAAGCTTTTGGTACATGTGCTTCTCATATTGGTGTCATCCTAACCTTATATATCCCAGCCCTTTTCACCTTCCTCACCCACCGCTTTGGCCACCATGTGCCCCGAGTTGTTCACATCATGTTTGCCAATGTCTATCTTCTAGTTCCTCCCATGCTCAACCCCATCATATATGGAGTTAGAACCAAGCAGATCAGAGACAGGGTTACCCAAGTGTTTTGTGTAAAAGGCACATGA